From the Ensifer adhaerens genome, the window ACTGTCGATGATCGAAGGGCTCATCGACGAACTCGAAGCGCTTGATAAGGCCTGATCCGGGCAGAGGTTCGGATCGCGGAGCGATCGACAAGACAACTTTATGAGCAACACCACACCCTATGTGCTGTTCAGGGACGACAGCGAAAACCGCACCACGGTTTTCGCTGAGCCGTTGCGTGTCGTCACCGCGCGCACGAAGTCCGAATTCACCCGCGGCCTTGCCGAGCTCGAGCGCGCCCACAAGTCCGGCAAATGGATCGCCGGCTTCATGTCCTATGAGGCCGGGCACCTCTTCGAAGAGAAACTTTCGGGTTTCGCCGAGGAACGCCGCAAGACGCCACTGATGTCCTTCGGCATCTTCGACGCCCCCTCGGAAGACCATCCTCTCGCGGATCCGCAGCGCCGGACCGAGAACGAACCCTTCCTCAGCGCGCCGCGCGCCGACTGGAACTTCGAAACCTACCGCGAGCGTTTCGATCGTCTGCACCAGCACCTGCGAAAAGGCGATTGCTACCAGGCCAATCTGACGATGCCAATCCGTGCCCGCTGGTCCGGCGATCCGCGTGCTGCCTTCTGGTCGCTGATCGAGCGCCAGCCGGTAAAATACGGGGCGCTCGTCGCACTCGACGGGCCGGTCCTCCTGTCGCGGTCGCCGGAACTCTTCTTCCGCGTCGATGCGGATGGCTGGATTGAAACGCACCCGATGAAGGGTACGGCCAAACGCGGCGCATCGGCGGCAGAGGATGCCGAGATCATCGCTGCGATGCGCGCCGACGAAAAGACCCAGGCCGAAAACCGGATGATCGTCGATCTGCTGCGCAACGACATCTCGCGCATCACCGAAGTCGGCACGCTCAACGTGCCCAAACTCTTCGAGATCGAGACCTACCCGACCGTGCACCAGATGGTGAGTCACGTGCGGGCGAAGCTTTTGCCGGAGATCGGCCTCAGCGACATCTTCGCCGCGCTATTTCCCTGCGGCTCGATCACCGGCGCGCCAAAGATGCGGGCCATGGAAATTCTGCACGATCTGGAAGACGGACCGCGCGACGCCTACTGCGGCGCCATCGGCTTTTTCGCACCGAACGGCGTCATGCGCTTCAGCGTCGCCATCCGCACCATTTCGCTTTTTCCGGGCGGCGAAGCCGTCTTCAATGTCGGCGGCGGCATCGTCTTCGACAGCAACGCCCAATCCGAATACGAGGAATGCCTGCTCAAGGCTCGCTTTGCCGTTGGCGACGATCATATCGCGCTGGGCGACGACAAGGTCGCGCCGGGTGACGACGAGATCGTGCGATGACGGGCTTCTCGCTGATCGAGACGCTGCGCTTTGAGGGCGAAACCGGCTTTCTTCGCATGCGCCTGCATCTGGCGAGGCTGAAGCGATCGGCACGTCGACTGGGTATTCCAGGAGCCGAAGGTGCAGAAGCGGCCCTGCTGGCCGCGGTGGAAGGCGGCGACGGCGCGGCCGCGCGCCGCGTGCGGCTCGAGCTTTTTCCCGACGGGCGCATCGAGGTGAGGACCGCACCGTTCGTGCCATTGCCGGACGATACGATCTGGCAGGTGCGGATAGCCGCCACACGGCTCAACTCCCGCGATCCGCTGCTGCGCTACAAGACCAGCCGCCGGGCGACCTATGAAACGGCCCGCGGCGAGTTCAAAGCCAGCGAGGCCGACGAGGTTCTTCTGCTCAACGAAAAGGGCGAAGTCTGCGAGGGCACGATCACCTCGGTCTTCCTCGATGACGGCAGCGGCATCCTGAAGACGCCGCCGATTGCCTGCGGGCTGCTCGCCGGCGTGCTCCGCACCGAGCTCATCTGCCAACGGCGCGCCCGCGTCACGCGGCTTTCGCCGGCAGATCTCACAGGCGGAACGCTCTATGTCGGCAATTCGCTACGCGGTCTGATCCGGGTGGGCCTCGTGATCTGAACCCGGCAGGGTATAGCGTCTCACCCGATCCCGGCCGTCGCGCTTGGCGAGATAAAGCGCCTGGTCGGCGCGCGCATAGAGATCGCTGACCGAATCCCCATCGCGATATTCCGCAAGCCCTACCGAACAGGTGTAGAAGAATTCCGGAATGTTCTCGAGCGGCCGGGAGCTTCTGACCCTTTCAAGTAGCCGGTCAAGAATACGGTTGCCCTCGCTGATGGTGGTATCGGGCAGGATGAGCATGAATTCCTCGCCGCCGATGCGACCGAAGCAATCCGAGCGGCGCACGAATTCCTGCATCTGGCGGGCGAAATCAAGCAGCACCTCGTCGCCGCGCTGGTGTCCGTGGCGGTCGTTGATCGCCTTGAAATAATCGATGTCGATGATCGCGACGCAGCCCCACATATGCGGGTTCTCGGCGCAGTTGGCGATGAACTCGGTCAACCGCCCCATCGTGTAGCGACGGTTGGGCACGCTCGTCAGCTCGTCCACCTGGGCGGCTCGAAGCGCAAAGTCGCGATCCTGCCGAAGCTCGCGCTCGCCGGCGTGGATGGTGGTGACATCGACGGCGATGCACAGCATCCAGCCGTCCGAATCCACCGTCTCCGTCATCCATAGCCAGCGGCCGTCATGCAGGTCGGTTTCCATGGCGCGAAAAGGCACCTTGCCGCGCCGATGCGTCGTCGAGGCTATCCACGCGTTGACATCGTCGGTTTTCAGGACCGTGCCTTGCCCGGCGGCGTAGTTTCGGCGCATGATCTCCGCCCAGGTCGGGCTCTCGTCCGGACCGAGATGGTAGGCCGTGCGGAATGCCGGGTTGGCAAATCGCAGTCGATCATGCTGATCATAAAGCGCGATCAGTACGGGTGTTTTGCTCTGTAAGGCCGCAAGAGCCTTGAGATGACTACCGGTCACGGTCTGTCACGCCTCCGGGTCGGACAATATCAATCATGGCGCGAAGCGGATGCTTCAAACGAAGCTATAGCACGAAGCGCATGTGACAAGCGTTTACGCGGGCGAAACGATGGGGATATGGTTAAATCCCCCTTGGATCGCCCGATCTGCATGAAACGCTCGCCCCATGACGGCTTCTCCACACCGGTCACCATCGGCCTTTCCGGCCGGGTCCTTATCGCTGGATCGAGCCGGACGACCAGCTACGGTACAATCTCGTCGAAAAGAAGTGCCCTTTGTCGAAGCGTAGGACCATCACGGCTGCTTTCGATTGTCGGTTAAGCACACCCTCAAATGGCGGTTGACCCGCCGGCTCTTTATTGTGACAGCAATCTATGCTCTACAGCGCCCGCGTGCCGCATTCGGCACCACGGCCGCTTCGGCACATTCATCGAGCCAGAACAGCGGCGCCAGCCGCTCCTCATGCTTAGTCACCCAACGTCACAGGGAAAGTTTTCTCAGGAGAAAGACAAAAATGGCAGATACCACCTATCCGGTTTACGGCGAGATCACCGGTCCGATCGTCATGATCGGTTTCGGTTCGATCGGTCGCGGCACCTTGCCGCTGATCGAGCGCCACTTCAAATACGACAAGAACCGGTTGATCGTGGTCGAACCCCGTGAGGACGCCGCCGATAACGAGATTTTCGAGCGGCATGGCGTACGTCACGTTCGCGCTCATGTGACGAAAGACAACTACAAGGAACTGCTGAAGCCGCTGCTGACCGAAGGCGAAGGCCAGGGCTTCTGCGTCAACCTGTCGGTCGACACCGGCTCGCTCGACTTGATGAAGATGTGCCGCAAGCTCGACGTGCTCTACGTCGACACGGTCGTCGAGCCGTGGCTCGGTTTCTACTTTGACGCCGAAATGGACAATTCCGAGCGCACCAACTATGCGCTACGCGAAACCGTCCGCAAGGAAAAGGAAAAGAACCCGGGCGGCACGACCGCGGTTTCCACCTGCGGCGCCAACCCCGGCATGGTCTCCTGGTTCGTCAAGCAGGGCCTCCTGAACCTCGCCAACGATCTTGGCGTGAAGTACGAAGAGCCGCACCAGGACGACCGCGAAGGCTGGGCCAAGCTGATGAAGAAGGTCGGTGTCAAGGGCGTGCACATCGCCGAGCGCGACACCCAGCGCACCAAGAACCCGAAGCCCTTCAACACCTTCTGGAACACCTGGTCGGTCGAAGGCTTCATCTCGGAAGGTCTGCAGCCGGCCGAACTCGGCTGGGGCACCCATGAAAACTGGATGCCGAAGAACGCCAAGAAGCACAAGAAGGGCTGCAAGGCAGCGATCTACCTGGAGCAGCCGGGCGCCAACACCCGCGTGCGTTCCTGGTGCCCGACCCCCGGCCCGCAGTATGGCTTCCTCGTGACCCACAACGAGGCGATCTCGATCGCTGACTTCTTCACGGTTCGCGACAAGGACGGCGAAGTCACCTACCGCCCGACCTGCCACTACGCCTACCATCCGGCCAACGACGCCGTTCTGTCGCTGCACGAGATGTTCGGCAACGGCGGCAATGCCCAGCCGGTGCACCACGTCCTCGACGAAAAGGAACTGGTCGACGGCGTCGACGAACTCGGTGTGCTGCTCTACGGCCACGACAAGAACGCCTACTGGTTCGGTTCGCGCCTGTCGCTGGAAGAAACCCGCCGCATCGCTCCCTACCAGAACGCCACCGGCCTGCAGGTAACCTCCGCAGTTCTCGCCGGCATGGTCTGGGCTCTCGAGAACCCGAAGGCCGGCATCGTCGAAGCTGACGAGATGGACTACAAGCGGTGCCTTGAAGTCCAGCTCCAGTACCTCGGCCCGGTTGAAGGCCACTACACCGACTGGACCCCGCTCGACGGTCGACCGGGCCTGTTCCCGGAAGACATCGACACCAAGGATCCCTGGCAGTTCAAGAACATCCTTGTTCGCTAAGCTTTTGACGTAAAACGTCATCCGGCCCGGGGCACGAGCGTGTCCCGGGCCTTTTCATCTCTGCGGGAAAAGGCGACTGCCGCCCCCTGCCGCTCTTGCTTTCAACTCATGATCGCGGCATGGTCATGCCGGAATGAAACAGTCCGCTCGGCCCAATGCGGGGGAAATCGCCTATGAAGCCATTCGCAGTTCTGACCCTAATCGCAACCGCCGTGGCCTTGGCGTCCTGCCAGTCGTCGCCCCGGGTTATCGATGAGGGCGGGCCGTCGAGCCAGGCGACCGGCGTCGAAGGCTCCTGGGTGGATCCGAACGGTATCGTCTCTACCTTTGCTGGCGGAACCTTCTCGACCCGCACGACCGATACCAACCAGCTGCTTGCTTCGGGCAACTACACCAAGATGAGCCCCACGCTCGTCGAGATCAACATGACCTCGCTCGTGCGCAATACCCAGTCCAAGGTCAATTGCGCCCTGGTCACCCAGAACCAGCTCAATTGCACCACCGATGCCGGCGCGCAGTTCTCGCTGGCGAGGCGCGGCTAAAACAGCAAACAGGCAAATATCAAAGCCTCCGATCGGGGGCTTTTTTCATTTGCGCCCGCGACTTAACCTAGTTGCAAATCCGACAACCCAAGGATGGTTTAGCGCTTGAAGTCGCCTTCAAGTGATGAAAACATCCGCCCGGCAAAGCCACGCCCACCGCGGGGAACGGATCCATCTTGACGGCTCCGGATACGGTTGGCTGACACTGGAGCAATTGCAGCAAAAGTGCCGCGCGGTTTTGTGTTCGCTTGCGTGCAACGGGAGACAGAGTGCTTCGACCAATCCGGGCAGCGCTCTCAAAACAGGAGAACATCATGATCAGACACATCCGGACCGGCCT encodes:
- a CDS encoding aminotransferase class IV family protein; its protein translation is MTGFSLIETLRFEGETGFLRMRLHLARLKRSARRLGIPGAEGAEAALLAAVEGGDGAAARRVRLELFPDGRIEVRTAPFVPLPDDTIWQVRIAATRLNSRDPLLRYKTSRRATYETARGEFKASEADEVLLLNEKGEVCEGTITSVFLDDGSGILKTPPIACGLLAGVLRTELICQRRARVTRLSPADLTGGTLYVGNSLRGLIRVGLVI
- a CDS encoding homospermidine synthase — translated: MADTTYPVYGEITGPIVMIGFGSIGRGTLPLIERHFKYDKNRLIVVEPREDAADNEIFERHGVRHVRAHVTKDNYKELLKPLLTEGEGQGFCVNLSVDTGSLDLMKMCRKLDVLYVDTVVEPWLGFYFDAEMDNSERTNYALRETVRKEKEKNPGGTTAVSTCGANPGMVSWFVKQGLLNLANDLGVKYEEPHQDDREGWAKLMKKVGVKGVHIAERDTQRTKNPKPFNTFWNTWSVEGFISEGLQPAELGWGTHENWMPKNAKKHKKGCKAAIYLEQPGANTRVRSWCPTPGPQYGFLVTHNEAISIADFFTVRDKDGEVTYRPTCHYAYHPANDAVLSLHEMFGNGGNAQPVHHVLDEKELVDGVDELGVLLYGHDKNAYWFGSRLSLEETRRIAPYQNATGLQVTSAVLAGMVWALENPKAGIVEADEMDYKRCLEVQLQYLGPVEGHYTDWTPLDGRPGLFPEDIDTKDPWQFKNILVR
- a CDS encoding GGDEF domain-containing protein, which gives rise to MTGSHLKALAALQSKTPVLIALYDQHDRLRFANPAFRTAYHLGPDESPTWAEIMRRNYAAGQGTVLKTDDVNAWIASTTHRRGKVPFRAMETDLHDGRWLWMTETVDSDGWMLCIAVDVTTIHAGERELRQDRDFALRAAQVDELTSVPNRRYTMGRLTEFIANCAENPHMWGCVAIIDIDYFKAINDRHGHQRGDEVLLDFARQMQEFVRRSDCFGRIGGEEFMLILPDTTISEGNRILDRLLERVRSSRPLENIPEFFYTCSVGLAEYRDGDSVSDLYARADQALYLAKRDGRDRVRRYTLPGSDHEAHPDQTA
- a CDS encoding aminodeoxychorismate synthase component I; translated protein: MSNTTPYVLFRDDSENRTTVFAEPLRVVTARTKSEFTRGLAELERAHKSGKWIAGFMSYEAGHLFEEKLSGFAEERRKTPLMSFGIFDAPSEDHPLADPQRRTENEPFLSAPRADWNFETYRERFDRLHQHLRKGDCYQANLTMPIRARWSGDPRAAFWSLIERQPVKYGALVALDGPVLLSRSPELFFRVDADGWIETHPMKGTAKRGASAAEDAEIIAAMRADEKTQAENRMIVDLLRNDISRITEVGTLNVPKLFEIETYPTVHQMVSHVRAKLLPEIGLSDIFAALFPCGSITGAPKMRAMEILHDLEDGPRDAYCGAIGFFAPNGVMRFSVAIRTISLFPGGEAVFNVGGGIVFDSNAQSEYEECLLKARFAVGDDHIALGDDKVAPGDDEIVR
- the omp10 gene encoding outer membrane lipoprotein Omp10; amino-acid sequence: MKPFAVLTLIATAVALASCQSSPRVIDEGGPSSQATGVEGSWVDPNGIVSTFAGGTFSTRTTDTNQLLASGNYTKMSPTLVEINMTSLVRNTQSKVNCALVTQNQLNCTTDAGAQFSLARRG